A single region of the Manihot esculenta cultivar AM560-2 chromosome 12, M.esculenta_v8, whole genome shotgun sequence genome encodes:
- the LOC110627476 gene encoding protein XRI1 isoform X2, translating into MDYNNERGNGEQWDWQGEEHCLQKDSNYDESQCLWNEVALNEEDLSYMLDETTPIKACGDLAYHVNHSDTMQKEPEEYKETSSQLKRRRMLQFDTQVIDSPFCNEEMSSVFLSNERECSLDEVLPQASNWATGFSDVSASSYEVLDQSSEGWLAECLNDAEMQFSPNDMNYAGASDLQIDISEFCNDALGNGASVVQKHVARTPQNVVFKGKKSFIRTPTKLASSVVYPFAFIKPCGFHGDVTLKDINQRIRTPPPSKSKQNDDDPTSYPTSAFSGKPVVGKTKIRTEGGKGSITIMRTKG; encoded by the exons ATGGATTACAACAATGAACG TGGCAATGGAGAACAATGGGATTGGCAAGGGGAGGAACATTGTCTTCAAAAGGATTCCAATTATG ATGAATCTCAATGTTTGTGGAATGAAGTGGCACTGAACGAGGAAGACCTCTCCTACATGTTAGATGAAACAACCCCAATTAAAGCTTGTGGGGATTTGGCTTACCATGTTAATCATAGTG ATACCATGCAGAAGGAACCAGAAGAATACAAAGAAACTTCTTCACAGTTGAAGAGGCGACGGATGTTACAGTTTGATACTCAAGTTATAGATTCCCCCTTTTGCAATGAAGAGATGTCATCTGTGTTTCTATCAAAT GAGAGGGAGTGCTCGCTTGATGAAGTGTTACCTCAAGCATCAAATTGGGCTACAGGTTTTTCAG ATGTGTCTGCCTCCAGTTATGAGGTCCTGGATCAGTCATCTGAGGGATGGCTTGCTGAATGCCTTAATGACGCGGAGATGCAGTTTAGTCCCAATGATAT GAATTATGCTGGAGCATCTGATTTGCAAATAGATATTTCAG AGTTCTGTAATGATGCACTCGGGAATGGAGCTAGTGTGGTTCAAAAGCATGTAGCTCGGACTCCTCAGAATGTAGTTTTTAAAG GTAAGAAGTCTTTTATACGAACACCCACTAAGTTAGCTTCATCTGTCGTATATCCATTTGCCTTCATCAAACCCTGTGGGTTCCATGGAGATGTTACTCTGAAGGACATAAACCAGCGGATCCGCACTCCCCCACCatcaaaatcaaagcaaaatgATGACGATCCTACTTCTTACCCGACTTCAGCTTTTTCTGGGAAGCCTGTTGTTGGCAAAACTAAAATCCGCACTGAAGGTGGAAAAGGAAGCATCACAATTATGAGAACCAAAGGTTGA
- the LOC110627476 gene encoding protein XRI1 isoform X3, whose amino-acid sequence MLDETTPIKACGDLAYHVNHSDTMQKEPEEYKETSSQLKRRRMLQFDTQVIDSPFCNEEMSSVFLSNERECSLDEVLPQASNWATGFSDVSASSYEVLDQSSEGWLAECLNDAEMQFSPNDMNYAGASDLQIDISEFCNDALGNGASVVQKHVARTPQNVVFKGKKSFIRTPTKLASSVVYPFAFIKPCGFHGDVTLKDINQRIRTPPPSKSKQNDDDPTSYPTSAFSGKPVVGKTKIRTEGGKGSITIMRTKG is encoded by the exons ATGTTAGATGAAACAACCCCAATTAAAGCTTGTGGGGATTTGGCTTACCATGTTAATCATAGTG ATACCATGCAGAAGGAACCAGAAGAATACAAAGAAACTTCTTCACAGTTGAAGAGGCGACGGATGTTACAGTTTGATACTCAAGTTATAGATTCCCCCTTTTGCAATGAAGAGATGTCATCTGTGTTTCTATCAAAT GAGAGGGAGTGCTCGCTTGATGAAGTGTTACCTCAAGCATCAAATTGGGCTACAGGTTTTTCAG ATGTGTCTGCCTCCAGTTATGAGGTCCTGGATCAGTCATCTGAGGGATGGCTTGCTGAATGCCTTAATGACGCGGAGATGCAGTTTAGTCCCAATGATAT GAATTATGCTGGAGCATCTGATTTGCAAATAGATATTTCAG AGTTCTGTAATGATGCACTCGGGAATGGAGCTAGTGTGGTTCAAAAGCATGTAGCTCGGACTCCTCAGAATGTAGTTTTTAAAG GTAAGAAGTCTTTTATACGAACACCCACTAAGTTAGCTTCATCTGTCGTATATCCATTTGCCTTCATCAAACCCTGTGGGTTCCATGGAGATGTTACTCTGAAGGACATAAACCAGCGGATCCGCACTCCCCCACCatcaaaatcaaagcaaaatgATGACGATCCTACTTCTTACCCGACTTCAGCTTTTTCTGGGAAGCCTGTTGTTGGCAAAACTAAAATCCGCACTGAAGGTGGAAAAGGAAGCATCACAATTATGAGAACCAAAGGTTGA
- the LOC110627476 gene encoding protein XRI1 isoform X1, producing the protein MDYNNERGNGEQWDWQGEEHCLQKDSNYADESQCLWNEVALNEEDLSYMLDETTPIKACGDLAYHVNHSDTMQKEPEEYKETSSQLKRRRMLQFDTQVIDSPFCNEEMSSVFLSNERECSLDEVLPQASNWATGFSDVSASSYEVLDQSSEGWLAECLNDAEMQFSPNDMNYAGASDLQIDISEFCNDALGNGASVVQKHVARTPQNVVFKGKKSFIRTPTKLASSVVYPFAFIKPCGFHGDVTLKDINQRIRTPPPSKSKQNDDDPTSYPTSAFSGKPVVGKTKIRTEGGKGSITIMRTKG; encoded by the exons ATGGATTACAACAATGAACG TGGCAATGGAGAACAATGGGATTGGCAAGGGGAGGAACATTGTCTTCAAAAGGATTCCAATTATG CAGATGAATCTCAATGTTTGTGGAATGAAGTGGCACTGAACGAGGAAGACCTCTCCTACATGTTAGATGAAACAACCCCAATTAAAGCTTGTGGGGATTTGGCTTACCATGTTAATCATAGTG ATACCATGCAGAAGGAACCAGAAGAATACAAAGAAACTTCTTCACAGTTGAAGAGGCGACGGATGTTACAGTTTGATACTCAAGTTATAGATTCCCCCTTTTGCAATGAAGAGATGTCATCTGTGTTTCTATCAAAT GAGAGGGAGTGCTCGCTTGATGAAGTGTTACCTCAAGCATCAAATTGGGCTACAGGTTTTTCAG ATGTGTCTGCCTCCAGTTATGAGGTCCTGGATCAGTCATCTGAGGGATGGCTTGCTGAATGCCTTAATGACGCGGAGATGCAGTTTAGTCCCAATGATAT GAATTATGCTGGAGCATCTGATTTGCAAATAGATATTTCAG AGTTCTGTAATGATGCACTCGGGAATGGAGCTAGTGTGGTTCAAAAGCATGTAGCTCGGACTCCTCAGAATGTAGTTTTTAAAG GTAAGAAGTCTTTTATACGAACACCCACTAAGTTAGCTTCATCTGTCGTATATCCATTTGCCTTCATCAAACCCTGTGGGTTCCATGGAGATGTTACTCTGAAGGACATAAACCAGCGGATCCGCACTCCCCCACCatcaaaatcaaagcaaaatgATGACGATCCTACTTCTTACCCGACTTCAGCTTTTTCTGGGAAGCCTGTTGTTGGCAAAACTAAAATCCGCACTGAAGGTGGAAAAGGAAGCATCACAATTATGAGAACCAAAGGTTGA